A window of the Lactuca sativa cultivar Salinas chromosome 5, Lsat_Salinas_v11, whole genome shotgun sequence genome harbors these coding sequences:
- the LOC111908695 gene encoding bidirectional sugar transporter SWEET16 — MVAADFVVGIVGNIVSILSFTSPISQFRDIVKRKCADNYNGTPYIATFLSCSLWILYGLLDPDEGLLIVTVNAAGVAMQSLYLILLFIYSSKEKRVKYFGFVVLDVVCFGVVVAFTLVAFEGGSRRTFTGILCAAFTTMMYAAPLAALRTTIKTKSVEYMPILLVFSLFVNGCVWLTFALLVTDVFVLTSLQVPNAIGILLGVLQFCVYLMCKNSTPIAMVNEKETEIQDFSFGDIAGIDVKANNAIPQKRALSRLDAFPIIRSPSLSPNRSNSTQHHEADVEHGGAN, encoded by the exons ATGGTTGCTGCAGACTTTGTGGTCGGGATCGTAG GAAACATCGTCTCTATACTGAGTTTCACTTCTCCCAT ATCACAATTTCGGGACATTGTGAAGAGAAAATGTGCTGACAACTACAATGGAACACCATATATTGCAACGTTTTTGAGTTGCTCTTTGTGGATTTTGTATGGGCTACTTGACCCGGATGAAGGTCTTCTTATTGTCACTGTTAATGCAGCTGGTGTCGCCATGCAATCCCTCTACCTCATTCTACTTTTCATTTATTCATCAAAGGAAAAAAGG GTTAAATATTTTGGGTTTGTGGTGTTGGATGTTGTGTGTTTTGGAGTGGTTGTGGCTTTCACGCTTGTTGCATTTGAAGGTGGATCACGACGTACGTTTACAGGCATTCTTTGTGCAGCTTTCACAACAATGATGTATGCCGCACCTCTGGCTGCATTG AGAACAACAATAAAGACAAAGAGCGTGGAGTATATGCCAATTCTCCTTGTGTTCTCTCTTTTTGTCAACGGGTGTGTTTGGCTCACTTTTGCTTTGCTGGTCACAGATGTTTTCGTCCTT ACATCATTGCAGGTGCCAAATGCGATAGGGATATTGCTAGGGGTCTTACAGTTCTGTGTTTACTTGATGTGCAAAAACTCGACACCTATAGCTATGGTGAACGAAAAGGAAACTGAAATTCAAGACTTTTCTTTTGGAGATATTGCTGGAATTGATGTGAAAGCCAACAATGCAATTCCACAAAAGCGTGCTTTGAGTCGACTAGACGCCTTCCCGATTATAAGGTCACCATCCCTCAGCCCTAACAGGTCCAACTCTACTCAACATCATGAAGCTGATGTTGAACATGGTGGtgcaaattaa
- the LOC111908727 gene encoding F-box/LRR-repeat protein 3: MDSCLVLYLLTDDLLARVLDCLIDDSDRKSFRATCKFFHRVESSHRTHLKFLRPEFIPGLLRTYTRADTLDFSVCPRIYDGTISVLLNNVSCYGWAQRLRRVVLSRTTSLKFSGLEMLVASCPGLQAVDVSHCSQFGDREAAALTCAEELREVKMDKCLRVTDVGLAKIAVGCEKLEKISLKWCLEITDLGIDLLSKKCPQLKHLCVSYIKISNESLRSVSRLKKLEALVMMGCGLVGDEGLHFLGNGCHSLQVLDVTRCENVSCAGLISVIRGCKGLQKLNVGYHFLELPTSVFHNFTDLKHLKTFRVHGAQIADSFFDIISSNCLLLVEVGLSKCEGVNDTGIVKLVSGHPNLKILDLTCCDDITDMAILAIAQSCRKLSCLKLESCSLLSEKSFSYLGSSCPLLEELDLTECSVNDKGLEYLSKCLELRCLKLGICTDISDKGLSYIASHCKNLKELDLYRCSDVGDDGLGFIGSGCKKIRKLNICYCSKITDKGMAYLSQLEELSDLEMRSITQVTGTGLTALASGCRKLSELDIKHCVNITDAGFWSLAYYSWNLQQINLSYCGVSDVGLCMMMGNLTRMQDAKLVNLTNVSARGYELALRACCARLKKVKMIGSLRPLLSTEIIETLGASGCRIRWD; encoded by the exons ATGGATTCATGCTTAGTTCTATATCTCCTCACGGACGACCTCCTAGCACGAGTTCTTGATTGTCTCATCGATGATTCCGACCGTAAATCCTTCCGTGCAACCTGCAAGTTTTTCCACCGTGTTGAATCTAGTCACCGGACTCATCTGAAGTTCTTACGACCCGAGTTCATCCCGGGTCTCCTCCGAACTTACACCCGCGCCGACACGCTTGACTTCTCCGTCTGTCCTCGGATCTACGACGGGACAATCTCTGTATTGCTCAACAACGTCAGCTGTTATGGATGGGCACAAAGATTGAGGAGGGTGGTGCTGTCCAGGACGACGTCGTTGAAGTTTTCGGGGCTGGAGATGCTGGTTGCGTCGTGCCCTGGGTTGCAGGCTGTGGATGTGTCGCACTGTAGTCAGTTTGGCGACAGGGAGGCGGCAGCGCTAACGTGTGCTGAGGAATTGAGGGAGGTTAAGATGGATAAATGTTTGAGAGTGACGGATGTAGGGTTAGCTAAGATCGCCGTTGGGTGTGAGAAATTGGAGAAGATCAGTTTGAAATGGTGTTTGGAGATAACTGATTTGGGAATCGATCTCTTATCAAAAAAGTGTCCCCAGTTGAAGCATCTTTGCGTGTCGTACATCAAG ATAAGTAATGAGTCATTAAGGTCAGTAAGTCGTTTGAAGAAGTTGGAGGCATTGGTTATGATGGGATGTGGTTTAGTGGGCGATGAGGGATTGCATTTTCTTGGAAATGGTTGTCATTCACTACAG GTATTAGATGTAACGAGGTGTGAAAATGTAAGTTGTGCTGGTCTGATTAGTGTCATTAGAGGATGCAAAGGCCTTCAAAAGCTCAATGTTGGTTACCATTTTCTT GAGCTTCCCACCTCTGTTTTTCACAATTTTACAGACTTGAAGCATCTAAAAACATTTAGGGTTCATGGAGCTCAAATTGCTGACTCTTTTTTCGATATTATAAGCAGTAATTGCTTGCTTTTGGTTGAAGTTGGTTTGAGCAAATGTGAAGGAGTAAATGACACAGGCATTGTGAAGCTTGTATCTGGGCATCCTAACTTGAAGATACTTGATTTAACCTGCTGTGATGACATCACTGATATGGCAATATTAGCCATAGCACAGTCATGTAGAAAGCTTTCCTGCCTCAAATTGGAGTCTTGCTCTTTGCTCAGTGAAAAAAGTTTTAGCTATCTTGGGTCATCATGTCCCTTACTTGAGGAGCTTGATCTAACAGAATGTAGCGTCAATGACAAAG GACTTGAATATTTATCTAAATGTTTGGAGCTTCGGTGCTTAAAATTAGGGATTTGTACCGATATCTCAGATAAGGGATTGTCTTATATCGCTTCACATTGCAAAAACCTTAAAGAACTTGATTTATACCG gTGTTCAGATGTTGGTGATGATGGATTAGGTTTTATAGGCAGTGGTTGCAAAAAGATTAGGAAGCTAAATATATGTTACTGCAGTAAGATTACAGACAAAGGGATGGCTTATTTAAGCCAATTAGAGGAACTATCCGACTTGGAGATGCGTAGTATTACCCAAGTCACAGGCACAGGTCTGACAGCTCTTGCATCAGGATGTAGGAAGCTTTCAGAATTGGATATTAAACATTGTGTGAACATTACTGATGCGGGGTTTTGGTCACTCGCATACTACTCTTGGAATTTGCAACAG ATAAACCTAAGCTACTGTGGGGTATCTGATGTGGGTTTGTGCATGATGATGGGGAACTTGACACGCATGCAGGATGCAAAGCTTGTGAACTTAACAAATGTGTCGGCAAGAGGGTATGAATTGGCACTTAGGGCTTGTTGTGCTCGACTGAAAAAGGTCAAGATGATCGGGTCCCTTAGACCGCTTCTTTCCACAGAGATAATCGAGACTCTTGGAGCAAGTGGTTGTAGAATCAGATgggattaa